In Deltaproteobacteria bacterium, a single window of DNA contains:
- a CDS encoding arylsulfatase: protein MSGSEQFKGKIGRTIKDSTPWWPAPRRPKAGSPNVVVILLDDTGFGHFGCYGSTIETPNFDRLAAGGLRYNNFHTTALCSPTRASLLTGRNHHTVGMRALSNFDTGYPHMRGCISPHAATIAEILREEGYATLAVGKWHLAPMEEASTAGPFDNWPLQRGFDRFYGFLQGETDQFHPELTYDNHPVDPPCGPEEGYHLSEDLVDQSMAFIRDSTSIRPDRPFFLYLAFGATHSPHQAPREFIEKYRGRFDEGWDVVREKWYRRQIEMGVIPEDTELAPRNPGVRPWDALSENEKKFALRLQEAFAAMLDHTDQQVGRLIDFLEEMQQIDNTLIVLLSDNGASQEGGPTGVMDEFRYFNGVPEDVDAVQDRLDEIGGPHSHSNIPWGWAQTGNSPLKWYKQNTHGGGVRDPLIMHWPARIKGHGGVRGQFHHVSDIVPTILEMLDVDPPDTYRGCEQMPMTGTSMAYSFDEANEPTRKQVQYFEMFGHRGIWADGWKAVTYHRPDTPFSDDEWELYHLTEDFSESRNLAAEHPDKLREMIDLWWVEAGRQGVLPLDDRRFLFQSMRRPGTPHEKRHYTYYPPLSHVPSDVAPTLGSRTWTMRVEVDRPDASVQGVIAAQGTQNGGYSWYIKDNKMVFDYNIFTEHHVVRSDTEVPIGRIPLEIRFVRDGDTGKITLVMEGQECGTIQVPYVMRMISSTGLDIGKDSLSPVTNDYAAPFAFGGRIRRLDVVLHRYRSPKEKQEDEDVRMRTEMAKQ, encoded by the coding sequence ATGAGCGGTTCCGAGCAATTCAAAGGCAAGATCGGACGCACCATAAAAGATTCGACGCCCTGGTGGCCTGCACCCAGGCGTCCGAAAGCGGGTAGTCCGAATGTGGTGGTCATCCTGCTGGACGATACCGGGTTCGGCCATTTCGGCTGCTATGGATCCACGATTGAGACGCCTAATTTCGACCGTCTGGCCGCGGGCGGGCTGCGCTACAACAACTTCCACACCACGGCGCTGTGCTCTCCCACAAGGGCCAGCCTGTTGACCGGGCGCAATCATCACACCGTGGGCATGCGCGCCCTGTCCAATTTTGACACCGGTTATCCCCACATGCGCGGTTGCATCTCACCGCATGCAGCCACCATCGCCGAAATTCTGCGTGAAGAGGGCTATGCCACCTTAGCTGTCGGCAAATGGCATCTGGCGCCCATGGAGGAAGCCTCAACCGCCGGACCGTTCGACAACTGGCCCTTGCAGCGCGGGTTCGACCGTTTTTACGGTTTTTTGCAGGGGGAAACCGATCAGTTTCATCCTGAGTTGACCTATGACAATCACCCGGTTGATCCGCCCTGCGGACCGGAAGAGGGCTACCACCTCAGTGAAGACCTTGTCGATCAGTCCATGGCCTTTATCCGCGATTCAACGTCCATTCGGCCGGATCGGCCCTTTTTTCTGTACCTGGCTTTCGGAGCCACCCATTCGCCGCATCAGGCCCCCCGGGAATTCATCGAAAAATATCGCGGCCGTTTTGATGAGGGCTGGGATGTCGTCCGTGAAAAATGGTACCGCAGGCAGATCGAAATGGGGGTCATTCCTGAAGATACGGAGCTGGCACCGCGCAATCCAGGGGTGCGTCCCTGGGATGCGCTTTCGGAAAACGAGAAGAAGTTTGCCCTGCGGCTCCAGGAAGCGTTTGCCGCCATGCTGGATCACACCGACCAGCAGGTTGGGCGGCTGATCGATTTTCTCGAAGAGATGCAACAAATCGACAACACCTTGATAGTACTGCTCTCGGATAACGGTGCCAGCCAGGAAGGCGGCCCCACCGGTGTGATGGACGAGTTCAGGTATTTCAATGGGGTGCCTGAAGACGTTGATGCCGTCCAGGATCGGCTGGATGAAATCGGCGGACCCCACAGCCATTCCAACATCCCCTGGGGTTGGGCCCAGACTGGAAATTCACCCCTCAAGTGGTACAAGCAAAACACCCACGGCGGCGGTGTCCGCGACCCCCTGATCATGCATTGGCCCGCACGCATTAAGGGCCACGGGGGGGTTCGCGGCCAATTCCACCATGTTTCGGACATCGTACCGACCATCCTGGAGATGTTGGATGTCGACCCGCCCGACACCTACCGCGGGTGTGAGCAGATGCCCATGACCGGGACATCCATGGCCTATAGCTTTGATGAGGCCAACGAGCCTACCCGCAAGCAGGTCCAATATTTCGAGATGTTCGGACACCGCGGTATCTGGGCCGACGGCTGGAAGGCCGTCACCTACCACCGGCCGGACACGCCCTTTAGTGACGATGAGTGGGAGCTTTACCATCTGACCGAAGATTTTTCCGAAAGCCGCAACCTGGCCGCCGAACATCCCGATAAACTGCGCGAAATGATCGACCTGTGGTGGGTTGAAGCCGGACGGCAGGGTGTGCTGCCCTTGGACGACCGTCGTTTTTTATTTCAATCCATGCGCCGTCCTGGCACACCGCATGAAAAGCGGCACTATACCTACTATCCTCCGCTCTCGCATGTGCCCTCGGATGTGGCGCCCACCCTGGGCAGCCGCACCTGGACCATGCGCGTCGAGGTTGATCGGCCGGATGCCTCCGTCCAGGGTGTCATCGCGGCCCAGGGGACCCAAAACGGCGGATACAGCTGGTATATCAAGGATAACAAAATGGTGTTCGACTACAATATTTTCACCGAACACCATGTGGTCCGTTCTGATACAGAGGTCCCCATCGGTCGGATCCCGCTTGAAATACGCTTCGTGCGCGATGGAGATACCGGAAAGATCACCCTGGTGATGGAAGGACAGGAATGCGGTACCATCCAGGTGCCTTATGTGATGCGCATGATCAGTTCCACGGGCCTCGATATCGGCAAAGACAGCCTGTCGCCGGTAACAAACGACTATGCGGCCCCATTTGCATTTGGCGGGAGAATCCGCAGGCTCGATGTCGTCCTGCACCGCTACCGCAGCCCCAAGGAAAAGCAGGAGGATGAAGACGTCAGGATGCGCACCGAAATGGCCAAACAATAG